One window from the genome of Mustela lutreola isolate mMusLut2 chromosome 11, mMusLut2.pri, whole genome shotgun sequence encodes:
- the RAB27B gene encoding ras-related protein Rab-27B isoform X3 — protein MTDGDYDYLIKLLALGDSGVGKTTFLYRYTDNKFNPKFITTVGIDFREKRVVYNTQGPNGSSGKAFKVHLQLWDTAGQERFRSLTTAFFRDAMGFLLMFDLTSQQSFLNVRNWMSQLQANAYCENPDIVLIGNKADLPDQREVNERQARELADKYGIPYFETSAATGQNVEKAVETLLDLIMKRMEQCVEKTQVADTVNGGDSGKLDGEKPAEKKCGC, from the exons ATGACAGATGGGGACTATGATTATCTGATCAAACTCCTGGCCCTTGGAGATTCGGGGGTGGGGAAGACGACATTTCTTTATCGATACACGGACAATAAATTCAATCCCAAGTTCATTACAACAGTAGGAATAGACTTTCGGGAAAAACGTGTG GTTTATAATACCCAGGGACCAAATGGCTCCTCAGGGAAAGCATTTAAAGTGCATCTCCAGCTCTGGGACACTGCCGGACAAGAGCG ATTCCGGAGCCTCACCACTGCATTTTTCAGAGATGCCATGGGTTTCTTATTAATGTTTGACCTCACCAGTCAACAGAGCTTCTTAAATGTCAGAAACTGGATGA GCCAACTGCAAGCAAATGCTTATTGTGAAAATCCAGATATAGTATTAATTGGCAACAAAGCAGACCTGCCAGACCAGAGGGAAGTCAATGAAAGGCAAGCCCGGGAGCTGGCTGACAAATACGG TATACCATATTTTGAAACGAGTGCTGCAACTGGCCAGAATGTGGAGAAAGCTGTGGAAACCCTTCTGGACTTAATCATGAAGCGGATGGAACAGTGTGTAGAGAAGACACAAGTTGCCGACACAGTCAATGGTGGAGACTCTGGAAAGCTAGATGGGGAAAAACCAGCAGAGAAGAAATGCGGCTGCTAG
- the RAB27B gene encoding ras-related protein Rab-27B isoform X1: protein MKSIDSLHLSKRPTKTITMTDGDYDYLIKLLALGDSGVGKTTFLYRYTDNKFNPKFITTVGIDFREKRVVYNTQGPNGSSGKAFKVHLQLWDTAGQERFRSLTTAFFRDAMGFLLMFDLTSQQSFLNVRNWMSQLQANAYCENPDIVLIGNKADLPDQREVNERQARELADKYGIPYFETSAATGQNVEKAVETLLDLIMKRMEQCVEKTQVADTVNGGDSGKLDGEKPAEKKCGC, encoded by the exons GCCCACCAAGACCATCACTATGACAGATGGGGACTATGATTATCTGATCAAACTCCTGGCCCTTGGAGATTCGGGGGTGGGGAAGACGACATTTCTTTATCGATACACGGACAATAAATTCAATCCCAAGTTCATTACAACAGTAGGAATAGACTTTCGGGAAAAACGTGTG GTTTATAATACCCAGGGACCAAATGGCTCCTCAGGGAAAGCATTTAAAGTGCATCTCCAGCTCTGGGACACTGCCGGACAAGAGCG ATTCCGGAGCCTCACCACTGCATTTTTCAGAGATGCCATGGGTTTCTTATTAATGTTTGACCTCACCAGTCAACAGAGCTTCTTAAATGTCAGAAACTGGATGA GCCAACTGCAAGCAAATGCTTATTGTGAAAATCCAGATATAGTATTAATTGGCAACAAAGCAGACCTGCCAGACCAGAGGGAAGTCAATGAAAGGCAAGCCCGGGAGCTGGCTGACAAATACGG TATACCATATTTTGAAACGAGTGCTGCAACTGGCCAGAATGTGGAGAAAGCTGTGGAAACCCTTCTGGACTTAATCATGAAGCGGATGGAACAGTGTGTAGAGAAGACACAAGTTGCCGACACAGTCAATGGTGGAGACTCTGGAAAGCTAGATGGGGAAAAACCAGCAGAGAAGAAATGCGGCTGCTAG
- the RAB27B gene encoding ras-related protein Rab-27B isoform X2, translated as MPTKTITMTDGDYDYLIKLLALGDSGVGKTTFLYRYTDNKFNPKFITTVGIDFREKRVVYNTQGPNGSSGKAFKVHLQLWDTAGQERFRSLTTAFFRDAMGFLLMFDLTSQQSFLNVRNWMSQLQANAYCENPDIVLIGNKADLPDQREVNERQARELADKYGIPYFETSAATGQNVEKAVETLLDLIMKRMEQCVEKTQVADTVNGGDSGKLDGEKPAEKKCGC; from the exons GCCCACCAAGACCATCACTATGACAGATGGGGACTATGATTATCTGATCAAACTCCTGGCCCTTGGAGATTCGGGGGTGGGGAAGACGACATTTCTTTATCGATACACGGACAATAAATTCAATCCCAAGTTCATTACAACAGTAGGAATAGACTTTCGGGAAAAACGTGTG GTTTATAATACCCAGGGACCAAATGGCTCCTCAGGGAAAGCATTTAAAGTGCATCTCCAGCTCTGGGACACTGCCGGACAAGAGCG ATTCCGGAGCCTCACCACTGCATTTTTCAGAGATGCCATGGGTTTCTTATTAATGTTTGACCTCACCAGTCAACAGAGCTTCTTAAATGTCAGAAACTGGATGA GCCAACTGCAAGCAAATGCTTATTGTGAAAATCCAGATATAGTATTAATTGGCAACAAAGCAGACCTGCCAGACCAGAGGGAAGTCAATGAAAGGCAAGCCCGGGAGCTGGCTGACAAATACGG TATACCATATTTTGAAACGAGTGCTGCAACTGGCCAGAATGTGGAGAAAGCTGTGGAAACCCTTCTGGACTTAATCATGAAGCGGATGGAACAGTGTGTAGAGAAGACACAAGTTGCCGACACAGTCAATGGTGGAGACTCTGGAAAGCTAGATGGGGAAAAACCAGCAGAGAAGAAATGCGGCTGCTAG